A segment of the Lolium perenne isolate Kyuss_39 chromosome 3, Kyuss_2.0, whole genome shotgun sequence genome:
GCAAGCTCACACAAATAATTGTATCATGAAGTTTAGTGCACTGCATCCCCTGAGTCTAACGATACTCCAGTATCCCTAGAAACGAAAACAAAATTTTAGTAGGGCAGCTGGATGCTAAACAGTTTTTCGTACTAGAGAGTAGAGACAGAAAATTGAAGCCCCCCGAGGTACTGAGGTTCCCCAATTTCCTGTCAAGACCCGTCGCTGATTTGCGGACAAATCAGACAGAACTGGAGGTAGGAGGTGATATTAGCAAGCATGGGATGACAGAACAGACGGAAGGAGAGGAACACGAGTTTCGAACGGAGCTCCTTCCCAAATCGAAGCCAACGGAAATCGACGACGTAGCACTATAATATTTGGCTGCCTCAACTGGCATAGATTTCCAACGAACTTTGACCTGCACCAAAGCCTGATTACTTTCTTAACCATACGGCGCTCCAAAATTTCGACCGGCGAAGCATCAGCCGATGTGAGATCAGGTGGACGAGGTAGTTCACTAATCACTGGTGAGTAATTGGGAATAAAATGCGATTGTCATGTGGCAAAAGGAGCTTGTAGACCACTGCTCCGATGGGCTGACCCGCTGTCAACGGACCAAAGAACTTGTATGCAACTTTGCACAGGCGATTAGCAACTGACGTTTGCGCATAGGGTTGAAGTTTCAACAGTAATTGTTCTCCCACTTGGAACTCCTGATTTGTGCTCGAGCAAATTGAGTACGAAGGGCCTCTGTGTGTGTGCCAGCAAATCAAACTCTCCATCAACAGCTACCcctgagcccccccccccccccccccccaccccccacccacccacccacccacacACACATTGAACCATCCCTCCCAAATTAGGATGTGCAGGAATTGTGGCGCCGACGACCCATAGCACCGGTCGATCAACGAGGAGTCGAGGACGTGTCGCTGGTGACGCGACATCATGTGGTGCGGTGGTTGGCGATCGAATGTCGTCAACCTCGATCGACGCCCGTGCAATAGCACCGGCGGTAAAAACGGATGACATCGACAAGAGCAGTAGCGACTTTGACTTTGGCACTTCCTCCGACGGTGACGGCGCCGATAGCCTAGGCTTCAGTACGTTCGACTGCCATAAGAGTATGTTTTACCCTTATTTTGTTAAATTTGTCAAAGTTTGTACAAATTCTAATGAAATCATCTGACTACTAAATTCGAGATTATTTTAGTTTCCTATTGGAAGCGCCGGTTTGGGATCGTCGGTGTGTGCAACACCTCTTCCCAAATTGAGAGCAGGTACCGACGCCCCCATAGCGCGCTACCGGTGCACCAGCTGGCGCCTATTTAGGGTgcgtcggtggagatgctctaagggcggAGAATAAGAGCTCCCTACCATGAGCATGAACATTCCATGCTCTTCTTTCATGGATAAAGCTTACATTCATAAGGCCTTCACTTCACAGAATGGACTTTTGTAGCTAGGGGTACATGTAAGCCTTTTTTAACctatgatttttttttcaaacatgttaaggaaaattcaaaaaatattgTGATGTAGACAATGTTGTAATATACAAGTGTGTaaattttcagaataaaatatatAGTATTTTGGGCTcaacaaaaataacaaattttTATTTCATCATTGGTGAATAGTAATAAGTAATGATCAATACACTAAAATCTAAAATTTATATACTGATAGATTACAACATTCTCTATGTCTATGTATTTTTTTCAAAAATTTCTGAAActttaaaatcaaaagttttgaaGTTTGAAAAAAGAAAATTAAAACCAGGCTATATGCAGAGTGGGCTACATTTGAGGTTTTCGCTTCACTTGTACTATTAAATGGACTATACTTAAACGTGTCGGGCAGTTCAAGGCCCCAGATGTTGGGGTTCGTATTCACCGTGCCACACCGGCCGTAAATGGGCTGTGCCAAACGTGTCAGGCCGTTAGCTGGGCTCTGCCGTTCATGTCCAAAATCCAACTCGCGTATCGCTTCCCTCTATAagtctcgtcttcctcctccggcCGTTGTCCCTACCCTGAACCTCTCTCTTGTTTCCGGTAGCTTCCTTTCGCAAGAACACCCCTCTTCGCTGTTCGGTTCTTCCGGAGGAGTTCAATCGATTGCTTGGTAGTGCAGTGGTGTCCGAGGCGAGCGAGAGATGGCAGGGAAGCGGAAGGCCACCGAACTCGATGCCGCTGCCGGATCAGCGCAGCCACCTCCACCGCAGAGGTGGCGGGAGGATAGAGACGAAGACGATCACTCCTCCCTCAGCGACTACGGTGGAGGTAGTTTCCCAAGCGCGCTGATCTTCTTCTACTTGATGTCCGCAGGTTTCTTGGGTTTTGGTGTTCTGAGAGTTCGGTTTTCTTGGTTTCTTGCAGACTTGGGTGACGCCGACGACGAGCGCTCGTCCCTCAGCGACGGCCATGTGGGCAGTGTAGGTGTGTGCCCAATCGCGCTCTTCTTTTCCTCGATGTCCGCGTGTTTTTCTTGGATTTCGGTGTGTTTGAGAGTTTTGGTTTCTTGGTTTTCTTGCAGACTCCAGCGACGGGAGCGAGACCGGTTTCTTGGCTTCGAACATGATGCTCGACTTGAACCTCAACGCCCCTGCCGGTATGTTCTCCTCCGTTGTTTCCGCTTCGTTTCTTGGCTTGAGCGCAATTCGTTATTGGACTAACATTTCTTCTTGTTTCGAGAGCAGAGCCGTCCGATTGGGAGGAGGTCGCTGCGGCGGCGGCACAGACGCATTCACCGCCGGCGGCCGATCAGGCAACAGAGATGGAGGTGCAGCCGCAgtcgccgccgcccaccaccgatCAGTCCGTTCCAGCGACGGAGGTGGCCGATCATTCCGTCGCAGCGGCGGCGCCCGCTCCGGAGATGGTGGTGCCGGACGCCGCATCCGTCTGGTGCCCGGGTTGCGCGCGCGAGCCGGCGTCGGTACGCCTGGTCCCGGTGAAGCACGACTGCCTCTGCCTTCCCTGCCGCTCCAACCCGTTCTTCAGGCCACGCTGCGTGTTTTGCGACGCACCCGCCGTTGAGGACTCCGGTGAAGATTGAAGACGATTCGAGGGGTGCACCGCTGGCCATCCATATGCAGAGTGAGTGGTCAGTTCCCCATTCTGAAGTTGATACTATGGTACTACAGTCGATGATCATCGACTACAGACGTTGTGCAGTTATCGGTCTCACTTCTGAATCTTCTGATGCGTTCTTTAGTAAGCATAATGAGCCCATAGGAGTAGCTTTTGCTTCTCTAGTGATGTCCGTAATGCAATTGTTTCGCTGCATATTTGTAATTGTCAGCGAGTCTTGGTGAACCATTGATTAGGCAGGTTAATTGCTGCAAACTTTACCTGTGCGCATTCTTTTGGCTGATACCAGTGAGTTCGTATCTGTGTTTGTCAGTTGGAGCTTAATTCAGTTTCTGTTTACTATCACTGCCCCTGGTTTCGCCCGTTGCATGCCATTAATTCAAGCCAACACTCTTCTGAAATGCCCCTTGCTTTTCTCTCTAGTTTTGGTCTGGTTTTATCACGGGCAGCCTACGGAGGGCCAAATCTTGTTCGGCACTTTCTTAACCCCTGGAGAGCAACAGCGAAGCACACCGGAGGTAGCAGCCAGCACTTAGGTACTACCACAATGTACGCAAAAGTTCAGAAACTTTGATTAGGCAAGTTAATTGCTGCAGCTTTACCTGTGCTCGCTCTTTTGACTGGTACCATGGAGGCATGGAGTTCGTATATGTGTTTGCCAGTTGGAGCATAATTCAGTTTCTGTTTACTACCACTGCTCTTGGTTTCGTCCGTTGCATACCATTAATTCAAGTCGCCACTCTTCTGAAATGCCCTCACTTTTCTCTCTAGTTTTGGTCTGGTTTTACCCGTCTTTGCCCGATAACTGTATGTACAATCACGCACGCCCAACATGAAGCCTACAGAGGGCCAAATCTTGTTCTCCACTTTctgaacaccttgagagcaacaaCACACCACGGAGGGGGTGGTACTAGCATCCAGCACTTAGGTACTACCACCACTGTTCAAATAAGcgtccgattcaacgattaatcgccgattaatccctattcagtggtcaccaattagccgataaattcatttatcgtccgattaactcatttatcgcccgattaatcgtccgatttgcctattaatcgctaatcgtTAGCCAACCGAGTTGAACCCGATAAGCGATTTTCTCAACATTGACTACCACAATGTACGCAAAAGTTCAGAAACCTTGAACAAGTACCCAGAAACATGAAGCGAAGAGTTGGTCGCGAAGAAACCAGTCAGCACTTTGTATACTATAGTAACGAAGTCAACATGGTGTTACACGGCACACTTTTACAAATGAATTTAATCAGGCACACTACTTGTACACTCAGGTGCACCAAAGTTAACATTTTGGGCCAGTCAGCTAACAGAGAGAAGAGCAACAGGTGTCATATGATAGTATTCCAGGGCGTCGATATGATGCTTAAGTCCAGCTTGTTCATCACATTCCCAAATCCAACCTCAACATGTAACACATTACATACGAACAGCACAAACAGACCAGCACCTGAGTCGCCCATCCACGCATCCACGAGCTGCTTGATGGACCAGCCAATATCAGTCAACATGAAACACAATGGCTGAAGCAACTAAGCGAATGGCTGAGTTTTCTTACTTCGTAGTATCAACGACTCTTCATGTCATTATTCTATTTAGGCGGATGCTCTGGCTCTTCTTTGGCATGGGTTCGAGTGATGCTATCACCTGTGGCATGGTCATTCCTCCAGAAACGATAATTTCTGTTGGGCCAGGAGAAAAATAATAATATATTAGATTAATGCTGTTTGCCAAAAAGTAATAATTAGCCAAGTCATTCCGGGGAAGTTCCATTATCAGCTCTAGCCAGCAAGAAATAAACAAGGGGAGAAACCAGTAAAACGAATAGGATAGCCATCATAACTTACCAATTCCTTCTCGAATGGATAAGTTCGGTCTGATGATCTCGTCAGTGTTCAGCAGAAATATATCACCGATATATAGATGATTTGTTGGCACATAAACACTACACAGTTCCTCATCGCCTTTGTCTGTCTGTAGTACGACACAAAACAAAAGACCATAAAACAGGTGCATGAAGAATATATGGCACATATCACTTGGAGCTTCTGGATAACAGATTCCTGATATAACCAAAGATCCTTGTCAAAACTAAGTACCTGAAGGACAACATTTGATGTTATAAATCCAAATGCATATTCACCAACACGTGGATGCCGAATTATCGCAACTTCTTTAAATGCTGTTGTATTTTGATCTGTCAAACAAAAATAATTTTATGATAAGTCATCATGCACAATAGGCCCTGTGATACTCTGGTAACAAACAGAACAAAGTCAACATAATAGAACCCAACTGTGAAACAATGGGCCAAAAAGACGAGAAAGAACTGATTTATAACATAGTTAAAATGGGGGTAAGACTCGGGAGAAGGACAAACCTCTCAGATACATCACATTGTTTTTGCAGGGAAAGGTCAAAATGTGTTGTTCCTATTTACTGAGTTTGCAAGCTAATATGTAATTTAAGCTGTAAAAGGGAAGTATTAACAATGTCTGAAGAGCATTTCTAAGCATAGAACTAACACTTGGTCCATTGCATATGACAAAAGATGCTAACTATGTACGGGCAATTATTAAATTGCATTAAAGAGAGTCTGCAAGACACACATATGATATGAATTATAACCTGGTGAAATGGCAGTGCTGACTTGCTTTGATGCCGAATATATGTGCTTTACAAATGGCATTTTCTTGATGAACCATTCTCCAACCCAGAAGACAGTTGAACCCAACCACGAAGAAACAAATATTCCAGCCAGAAATATGAATGCCAGAGAAGTCAGAAAACCAAGACCTGCAAAGTGTCAGTGAAAAGAATAAGCACTTGCTACGAATATAAACGTCGATTCTGCGACGACTGAATTCCATATAAAGCACATGGTCAAGTATGACCAAATCATTACTGCAGTAGAGGATCTAGGTCAAAAAATGTTTATTGCTAACCCCATGGCAAAAGTATTCAAGAATGCAGTTACCAATACCATCAATATTAGCTATACTATCCCATTACACATAAAGCTAGATATTTTGATTGGTTGCCATAGGACCTCAATTTTTAGAACCGTGGGTGCATTTTTTATACCGATGAGCACAAGATGCCAGCCAGGTAACTAGAAGTTACAATACAGTATATGTAAGTCTAAGATAGTAAGTTCATCACTACCATAAACAGCATGATCATAAAAGTACAAGTACAAATACAAATACAAGGATTACCGAATATGTTGATTCCGACTTTTGCATATAGTGGACTGAAAAAACCATCAACAAACTGAACGAACCACCATGTGATGAAGAAGGTGAAGGCCACAGGAAAAAGAACTACACTGAAAAACATGAAAACAGAAAAAAGGTTGGTATGCATAGTATCGGTAAC
Coding sequences within it:
- the LOC127344249 gene encoding protein LIKE COV 2, with protein sequence MADEKESTSVPLSQAAEAVDPEDPAKSPPRPSSPTASTRKACCAVLQSWVSRKFMTGCVVLFPVAFTFFITWWFVQFVDGFFSPLYAKVGINIFGLGFLTSLAFIFLAGIFVSSWLGSTVFWVGEWFIKKMPFVKHIYSASKQVSTAISPDQNTTAFKEVAIIRHPRVGEYAFGFITSNVVLQTDKGDEELCSVYVPTNHLYIGDIFLLNTDEIIRPNLSIREGIEIIVSGGMTMPQVIASLEPMPKKSQSIRLNRIMT